The Deinococcus ruber sequence TAGCCTGATAGCGCACGGGTGGCAGTTCGGTCGGCCTGCTCTTGCGAGCGATATCGTGCTGACCGATCAGGTTGGCAACCCACAGTTCTGCCTCGATCTGGACGAACTGCACCTCCCCCAGTTCGAACGGCTGCCCAGTTTCGCCTGCCGCCCAGCGTTTATACGCCAGTTCGGGCACCCGCGAGCGCCGGGAAAGAGCCACGACAAAGCCGCGCCCCCACGCCCCGATATCGTTGCAGACATGGACGATGAGCTTTAGTCCGTCGCCCTGCGGCTGGGTGGCGTCTCCGAGTACGTATGCCAGCGGCATGGCTAAACCCTACAGGTACACCCGCATGATCGTTTCAGCCGTCGCCGCCGGTTTGTCCTGACCTTCGATTTCGATGGTGTTCAGGATGCTGAGCTGCAAAAAGCCCTCGCCCTGCTCGACGGTCTGCAACACGCCCCGGTTCCGAAGGCGGCTGCCGACCCGCACCGGAGCAACAAAACGCACGCGGTTCAGACCGTAGTTCACGACCATCTTCGCGCCGTCCAGCCGCACCACGCCGCCCGCGTTGGCGAACTCGCCCGCCAGCAGCGAGAGCGTGAGGAAGCCGTGGGCGATGGGGCCGCCAAAAGGCGTCTGGGCGGCCCGCTCGGGATCGACGTGGATGAACTGCCGATCTCCGGTGGCCTCGGCAAAGGTATCGACGCGTTCCTGGGTAATGGGAATCCACTCGGACAGGGCGACCTGCTGCCCCACGAGTACTTGCAGTTCGTTCGGATTCATGCGCGGTCTCCTATGGGGGTAATGGTCGCCAGCGCCGTTGCCACGTGCGTTTCCTGCCCGCTGGCCTGGGCATACACGTCCGAGCGCACCACCACCTGCCGCTTACCCGCCCGCAAAACCTCACCCCGCGCCCACAGCAGTTCGCCGCGTGCAGGCGCAAGAAAATTGAGTTTGTATTCGCTCGTCACCACGTCGCCCACCATGCTGGCAGCGGCCCAGGCGCTCACGGTGTCGGCCAGATATCCAATGACCGCGCCGTGAGCCTGCCCGTGGTGCTGGGTCAGGTCGGGGCGCAGGTCGAGTTCGATTTCCACCGTTCCAGCCGCGAACGAGCGCAGCCGCGTGCCGATCCATCTGGTGTAAGCGCTGCCCTCCAGCCCCCGCTCGATGAGCAGCCTTGCTCCGGGGCTGTCCAGCCCGGTCATACGATCATGGCCCCGCCGTCTACCGCGATGTTCTGCCCGGTCATGAAGGCGCTGGCGTCGCTGGCGAGCAGCAGAGCCAGCCCTTTCAGATCCTGATCGTTGCCGAGTCTGCCCAGCGGCGTATGCGACAGAATGCGTTCTTCACCGTAGGCGAGCGTGCCTTTGGTCATCTTGGTGGGGAAGTAACCGGGGCAGATGCTGTTCACGGTGATGCCGTGCGCGGCCCACTCGGCGGCCAGCGTGCGCGTCAGATTGACCACGCCGCCCTTGCTGGTGTTGTAGGCCAGCGTCGGCATCATGCCCACCCCGTTGCCCTGAAAGCCCGCCACCGACGCCACATTGACGATGCGCCCCGACTTCCTGGGAATCATCGAGAGGCGGCCCACCGCCTGCGTGACCAGAAACAGCCCGGTCAGGTTGAGGTTGATGACCTTGTTCCAGGCATCCAGCGGGTGTTCCTCGGTCTTTGCGCCCCAGGTGGTTCCGGCGTTGTTCACCAGAATGTCGATCTGTCCCCACTGATCCAGAATCTGCTGCACCATCGGCTCGACCGTCTCGAACTCGGTCAGGTCGTTGCGGATGGTCAGGGTTTCGATGCCCAGCCCTTCCAGATGCGCTTTCGCTTCGTCCAGTTCGTTCTGCTTGCGGGCGGTCAGCACGACTTTTGCGCCGTATTCGCCCAGCGCTTCGGCAATTTGCAGGCCCAGCCCGCGTGACCCTCCGGTAATAAGGGCGACTTTGCCGGAAAGATCGAAGAGTGGTTTGAGTGGCATGGTGAAACCTCCAGGGTAGGAAAAAGGGAAGAAGTCAGAAGACGCGGTAGCGGGCGCGGGCCAGCTCGAAGCCGTGCCCGTCTATATTCAGGCAGCGCACGCCCGCCGTGCTGGAACGGCACGTCAGACCCGCCCTCTGCCACAGTTGCCCGTAGGCCAGCACAGGCCGCGCCGGATCGACGATGGTGTCGCCGTGACAGGTGAAGGTGGCCCGGCCCGCTACGCCCAGCGACAGCGAATCGCCGTAATCCAGCGGGCAATCGGCAGGGCGGGCCGGGCGTCTGAAGGTGGATTCCAGCACGTCGCAGCGCAGCGAGGCCTGTCCCCCATCACTGAACAGGCCACACTGAAGCTGACCCGACGGCAGCGAGAACCCTGCATTGAA is a genomic window containing:
- a CDS encoding Appr-1-p processing protein — its product is MPLAYVLGDATQPQGDGLKLIVHVCNDIGAWGRGFVVALSRRSRVPELAYKRWAAGETGQPFELGEVQFVQIEAELWVANLIGQHDIARKSRPTELPPVRYQAIRTGLGRVHGWAREHGASVHMPRIGAGVAGGDWAEIEPILQQELSGLSVSVYDLPSADSQNM
- a CDS encoding DUF6636 domain-containing protein, whose amino-acid sequence is MKYVWLLMALFGTGALAQSATSFNAGFSLPSGQLQCGLFSDGGQASLRCDVLESTFRRPARPADCPLDYGDSLSLGVAGRATFTCHGDTIVDPARPVLAYGQLWQRAGLTCRSSTAGVRCLNIDGHGFELARARYRVF
- a CDS encoding MaoC family dehydratase, translating into MNPNELQVLVGQQVALSEWIPITQERVDTFAEATGDRQFIHVDPERAAQTPFGGPIAHGFLTLSLLAGEFANAGGVVRLDGAKMVVNYGLNRVRFVAPVRVGSRLRNRGVLQTVEQGEGFLQLSILNTIEIEGQDKPAATAETIMRVYL
- a CDS encoding PaaI family thioesterase, coding for MTGLDSPGARLLIERGLEGSAYTRWIGTRLRSFAAGTVEIELDLRPDLTQHHGQAHGAVIGYLADTVSAWAAASMVGDVVTSEYKLNFLAPARGELLWARGEVLRAGKRQVVVRSDVYAQASGQETHVATALATITPIGDRA
- a CDS encoding SDR family oxidoreductase, with protein sequence MPLKPLFDLSGKVALITGGSRGLGLQIAEALGEYGAKVVLTARKQNELDEAKAHLEGLGIETLTIRNDLTEFETVEPMVQQILDQWGQIDILVNNAGTTWGAKTEEHPLDAWNKVINLNLTGLFLVTQAVGRLSMIPRKSGRIVNVASVAGFQGNGVGMMPTLAYNTSKGGVVNLTRTLAAEWAAHGITVNSICPGYFPTKMTKGTLAYGEERILSHTPLGRLGNDQDLKGLALLLASDASAFMTGQNIAVDGGAMIV